In a genomic window of uncultured Flavobacterium sp.:
- a CDS encoding glycoside hydrolase: protein MKKTHFIKQSLKGVNVLFLALSITFLASCSQAETERTSLSAKTETVSLEISAVLKSGSTAKTTSTFGDIGNGVNLQPSYYNGGNCDLGWNLMKQNTKIKTVRIEVEPGQETNAKRWISEAKSNGFTVIVSYHKSSVLGSDSTAELNAAATWWKNNYSFLGGNFIINLINEWGSHNITPATYAAAYNAAITEVRKVYSGTIIIDIPGWGQETATAACAVKGCSTGQTVIKDTKIILSAHIYPGAYNQGKGRYMNTSDIDDLASSGRPCMIGEFGNSGGSGADWSAIVDYAKNKGWTILGWAWNGDGGPMNMITPQFQSYTSGVAKTYNKSSYFDVVYNKL from the coding sequence ATGAAAAAAACACATTTTATTAAACAAAGCTTAAAAGGAGTAAATGTTTTGTTTTTAGCTTTAAGTATAACATTTTTAGCTAGTTGCTCACAAGCTGAAACGGAAAGAACCTCACTATCTGCAAAAACTGAAACTGTTTCTCTCGAAATTTCGGCAGTATTAAAATCCGGTTCTACTGCAAAAACGACTTCAACTTTTGGCGATATTGGCAATGGCGTCAATTTGCAGCCCTCTTATTACAACGGTGGAAATTGCGATTTGGGTTGGAATCTAATGAAGCAAAATACCAAAATAAAAACCGTTCGCATTGAAGTAGAACCAGGTCAGGAAACGAATGCTAAAAGATGGATTTCTGAAGCCAAATCAAACGGATTTACGGTAATTGTTAGTTATCATAAATCGAGCGTATTAGGATCTGATAGTACAGCCGAATTAAATGCAGCGGCTACTTGGTGGAAAAACAACTATAGTTTTTTAGGAGGTAATTTTATCATAAATCTTATAAATGAATGGGGAAGTCATAATATTACGCCAGCAACATATGCAGCAGCTTATAATGCAGCCATTACAGAAGTTCGCAAGGTTTATAGTGGTACTATTATTATCGATATTCCGGGCTGGGGGCAAGAAACCGCTACTGCTGCCTGCGCTGTAAAAGGCTGCTCAACAGGACAAACCGTAATCAAAGACACTAAAATTATTCTTTCTGCACATATTTATCCGGGAGCTTATAACCAAGGTAAAGGACGTTATATGAACACATCAGACATCGATGATTTAGCTTCGTCAGGAAGACCGTGCATGATTGGTGAATTTGGAAATAGTGGAGGATCTGGTGCAGATTGGTCCGCAATTGTCGATTATGCTAAGAATAAAGGCTGGACTATTTTAGGCTGGGCTTGGAACGGTGACGGAGGTCCTATGAATATGATTACACCTCAGTTTCAATCTTATACAAGCGGAGTCGCAAAAACGTATAACAAATCGTCTTATTTTGATGTTGTTTACAATAAACTATAA
- a CDS encoding zinc dependent phospholipase C family protein: MKNFKMKPKLIAFFALGIGFLTLSWGIVGHERINKAAVMALPQSIQVFFYNHIDFITQEASVPDIRKYALNYKDENPRHYFDMESFGPADSYPKTLEEAKAKYDAKFLNENGILPWYIEDMMVKLTKAFKEKNRAEILFLAADLGHYIGDAHMPLHTSANHDGQLTDQKGIHSLWESRLPELFAKNYKLNVPQAQYYEDVHKATWDMINDTHSLVEPLLAVDKKLRTATPENQVFEMDADGKISKTKYNTAKFSEKYAAKLHQELNGMVESQMKKAIAATASFWYTAWVNAGKPDLSKLDSFEVTQRNNEALKQDQKLYQDGYLFGMKNQND, encoded by the coding sequence ATGAAAAACTTTAAAATGAAACCAAAACTAATTGCTTTTTTTGCATTAGGAATTGGATTTTTGACATTATCCTGGGGAATCGTTGGACATGAACGTATTAACAAAGCAGCGGTAATGGCTTTACCTCAATCGATACAAGTGTTTTTTTACAATCACATTGATTTTATTACTCAGGAAGCTTCTGTACCGGACATTCGAAAATATGCTTTAAATTATAAAGACGAAAATCCAAGACATTATTTTGACATGGAAAGTTTTGGTCCAGCAGATAGTTATCCAAAAACTTTAGAAGAAGCAAAAGCTAAATATGACGCTAAATTTTTGAATGAAAATGGTATTTTACCTTGGTATATCGAAGATATGATGGTAAAATTAACTAAAGCTTTCAAAGAGAAAAACAGAGCTGAAATTTTATTCCTTGCAGCAGATTTAGGTCATTATATTGGTGATGCACACATGCCATTGCATACTTCTGCAAATCATGACGGACAATTAACGGACCAAAAAGGAATTCACTCACTTTGGGAAAGCAGATTACCTGAATTATTTGCTAAAAACTACAAATTAAATGTACCACAAGCGCAGTATTATGAAGATGTTCACAAAGCAACTTGGGACATGATTAATGATACTCATAGTTTAGTGGAGCCTTTGTTAGCAGTTGATAAAAAACTAAGAACTGCAACTCCTGAAAATCAGGTTTTTGAAATGGATGCCGATGGTAAAATTTCTAAAACTAAATACAATACAGCTAAATTCTCTGAAAAATATGCTGCTAAATTGCACCAGGAATTAAACGGAATGGTTGAAAGCCAAATGAAAAAAGCAATTGCTGCAACAGCAAGTTTTTGGTATACTGCTTGGGTAAACGCTGGAAAACCAGATTTAAGCAAGTTAGATTCATTTGAAGTTACACAACGTAACAATGAAGCTTTGAAACAAGATCAAAAATTATATCAGGACGGATATTTATTCGGGATGAAGAATCAGAATGACTAA
- a CDS encoding sulfatase-like hydrolase/transferase produces the protein MSFYKKFSPLFNLALFYFIVSFILRIVLFFHPITQSSFTILESLKIFSLGLVSDFFVFVVAGVFLWLYLITVSNTKYNKPWGYIILGGFITLFLYVASGKSIVTEYGGALPNIVLIFIGIKMALFALLLFIPKKREKIRYWLFAFVVFLYVLLILQNGLSEYFFWNEFGVKYNFIAVNYLIYTNEVIGNIMQSYPVIPIFSALFLITGIITYLILKKSKNFINEIPSFSEKIKISAVYITLFIVSLIAIPTLAKTENSKNVFVNELQANGLYKFYLAFQNNKLDYFKFYKTLPEQEAFSLLKQQFPTISSGNTLRKITSDSLENHKNVVLITIESYSAEFMKMYGNEQNITPFLDSLAQKSLVFTNLYAAGNRTVRGLEAVTLCLPPTAGESVVKREDNKNKFSTGAIFKQKGYNVKFMYGGDAFFDNMQDFYSGNGYQIVDKSSFSPEEITFSNVWGVCDEDMYNKAIKVMNAEAKENKPFFNHIMTVSNHRPFTYPNNKIDIPGDIKSRDGGVKYTDYSLRKFFEMASKQPWFKNTVFVIVADHCASSAGKTELPLDKYRIPGFIYTPGAKPEKYNKTMSQIDIMPTLFGLLNFSYESKFFGQDVLKPDYKPRAFIATYQDLGLIKDNVLTILSPKQQVKQFDLEINPKPGLAPEFQIDYNEIPTNKERTDLVNETISFYQTASDMLKKKKYQK, from the coding sequence ATGAGTTTTTACAAGAAATTTTCCCCACTTTTCAATCTTGCGTTGTTTTACTTTATAGTAAGCTTTATTTTACGAATTGTTTTGTTTTTTCATCCTATAACTCAAAGTTCATTCACGATCCTTGAAAGCCTGAAAATCTTTTCATTAGGACTTGTTTCAGATTTCTTTGTTTTTGTAGTTGCGGGTGTTTTTTTATGGCTGTATTTAATTACTGTTTCTAATACTAAATACAACAAACCTTGGGGTTACATTATTTTAGGTGGTTTTATAACACTATTCCTTTATGTTGCTTCGGGAAAAAGTATCGTTACGGAATATGGTGGAGCTTTGCCAAATATTGTTTTAATTTTTATTGGAATTAAAATGGCTCTTTTTGCTCTTTTACTTTTTATTCCTAAAAAAAGAGAGAAAATCAGATATTGGTTATTTGCTTTTGTGGTTTTCTTGTATGTTTTATTAATTCTTCAAAATGGTTTAAGTGAGTATTTCTTCTGGAATGAATTTGGAGTTAAATACAATTTTATCGCTGTTAATTATCTAATTTATACCAATGAAGTTATCGGGAATATTATGCAGTCTTATCCTGTTATTCCAATATTTTCGGCTTTGTTTTTAATAACCGGAATCATTACTTATCTTATTTTAAAGAAATCTAAAAATTTCATCAACGAGATTCCTTCTTTTAGTGAGAAAATAAAAATCAGCGCAGTTTATATAACCTTGTTCATAGTTTCTCTGATCGCAATTCCTACTTTGGCTAAGACCGAAAATTCTAAAAATGTTTTTGTTAATGAATTACAAGCTAATGGATTGTATAAATTCTATCTGGCTTTTCAGAATAATAAATTAGATTATTTTAAATTCTATAAAACTTTACCTGAGCAGGAAGCTTTTTCGTTATTAAAACAACAATTTCCTACTATTTCCAGCGGAAACACATTACGTAAAATAACGAGTGATTCTCTTGAAAACCACAAAAATGTTGTATTAATTACTATCGAAAGTTATAGCGCCGAATTCATGAAAATGTACGGAAACGAGCAAAATATTACTCCTTTCTTAGATAGTTTGGCTCAGAAAAGTTTGGTGTTTACTAATTTATACGCTGCCGGAAACAGAACGGTTCGCGGACTTGAAGCAGTAACATTATGTTTGCCTCCAACTGCCGGAGAAAGTGTTGTAAAAAGAGAAGATAATAAGAATAAATTCTCAACCGGAGCAATCTTCAAACAAAAAGGTTACAATGTAAAATTCATGTATGGCGGAGATGCATTCTTTGACAATATGCAGGATTTCTACAGCGGAAATGGTTACCAAATTGTAGACAAATCAAGTTTTTCTCCTGAAGAAATTACGTTTTCTAATGTTTGGGGTGTTTGCGACGAAGACATGTACAACAAGGCAATTAAGGTTATGAATGCCGAAGCGAAGGAAAACAAACCTTTCTTCAACCATATTATGACTGTTAGTAATCACAGGCCTTTTACTTATCCAAATAATAAAATTGATATTCCAGGAGATATTAAATCTCGTGATGGCGGAGTAAAATATACGGATTATTCATTGAGAAAATTCTTTGAAATGGCGAGTAAACAGCCTTGGTTCAAAAATACAGTTTTTGTAATTGTTGCTGATCATTGTGCTTCAAGTGCAGGAAAAACGGAACTTCCGTTAGATAAATACAGAATCCCTGGTTTTATTTATACGCCTGGTGCAAAACCTGAAAAATACAATAAGACAATGTCGCAAATTGACATTATGCCAACGCTTTTTGGATTATTGAATTTTAGTTATGAAAGCAAATTCTTTGGTCAGGATGTTTTAAAACCTGATTACAAACCAAGAGCTTTTATTGCAACTTACCAAGATTTAGGTTTGATTAAGGATAATGTTTTAACTATTTTATCTCCTAAACAGCAAGTGAAACAGTTTGATTTAGAAATCAATCCAAAACCGGGTCTTGCTCCTGAATTTCAGATAGATTACAATGAAATTCCAACGAATAAAGAAAGAACTGATTTGGTTAATGAAACTATTTCATTCTATCAAACGGCTTCAGATATGTTGAAGAAAAAGAAATATCAGAAATAA
- a CDS encoding response regulator transcription factor — protein MHILIVEDELGIVQFLQQGLQEEGYQITTANDGSKGFELVQENKFDLILLDWMLPKINGLDLCKAIRIKDQTTPIIFLTAKDTVQETIEGLKAGANDYIKKPFSFEELVERIKIHFRNQKKSEILTLGTITIDLSKHVVLKNAEEVSLTQREFELLTYLIKNKGKVCTRNQILKDVWEINFEYDTGVIDVFMNAIRKKLNLKIEEDYIKTIRGIGYIANDL, from the coding sequence ATGCACATTTTAATAGTTGAAGATGAACTAGGTATCGTTCAGTTTTTACAGCAAGGTCTACAAGAAGAGGGATATCAAATTACGACCGCAAACGATGGTTCAAAAGGTTTTGAATTGGTTCAGGAAAACAAGTTTGACTTAATTTTGTTGGATTGGATGTTACCAAAAATCAATGGTTTGGACTTGTGTAAAGCTATAAGAATCAAGGATCAAACAACGCCAATTATTTTTCTGACCGCAAAAGATACAGTGCAGGAAACGATTGAAGGTTTAAAAGCTGGCGCAAACGATTATATCAAAAAACCTTTTAGTTTTGAAGAACTCGTAGAACGTATTAAGATTCATTTTAGAAATCAAAAAAAATCAGAAATACTTACTTTAGGAACCATTACAATTGATCTTTCAAAACACGTTGTCTTAAAAAATGCCGAAGAAGTTTCTCTTACACAACGTGAGTTTGAATTACTGACTTATCTTATTAAGAATAAAGGAAAAGTTTGTACGCGAAATCAAATCTTAAAAGATGTTTGGGAGATAAATTTTGAATACGATACCGGCGTAATTGATGTTTTTATGAATGCAATCAGAAAAAAACTCAATTTAAAAATTGAAGAAGATTATATTAAAACAATTCGCGGTATAGGATATATCGCTAACGACTTATAA
- a CDS encoding HAMP domain-containing sensor histidine kinase, whose protein sequence is MLQLSFKNRIALNYIITTGLLILVVFSIIYSIVKHTVYSHIDENINVEIKNHLEELKVVNGKVIFIDAEEWKEREHNTVDVNPVFVEFLDLNKKVIEKAPNLKNETLEFKDSVEDFKLFDTKLGDHAVRQIQVPLHIDNKKIGYVIVAMSLADSKMVLNNLFDIMSLSFLGILILLFFLARFFAGRSIKPINAIINTSKTITKDNLKTRIPLPRTRDELYTVSKTINNLLNRIEDAMEREKQFTSDASHELRTPLTVIKGTLEVLIRKPRDNKEYEEKINYCIKEVDHLNMLVDQLLLMARFENQKKGISPETVYLNAMILDVLTLNSEKINNLNIDIKFDALEDYYIKSDNFLVVTILRNIISNAIKYTKKDGAVSILLSKQNEKIICKISDNGIGIAKEDLEAIFNPFFRSNSTDHPEIKGTGLGLSIVKRITELLHIKFKIESEIGVGTTVFLSFNENQKSLS, encoded by the coding sequence ATGTTGCAACTTTCTTTTAAAAACAGAATTGCCTTAAACTATATTATCACGACAGGTTTGTTGATTTTGGTAGTTTTCTCTATTATATATTCCATTGTAAAACATACTGTTTACAGCCATATTGACGAAAACATCAATGTAGAAATTAAAAACCATTTAGAAGAGTTAAAGGTTGTAAATGGAAAAGTGATTTTTATTGACGCCGAAGAATGGAAAGAACGTGAACATAATACTGTTGACGTGAATCCGGTTTTTGTAGAGTTTTTAGATTTGAACAAAAAAGTAATAGAAAAAGCACCAAATCTAAAAAATGAAACACTTGAATTTAAAGATTCCGTAGAAGATTTTAAACTATTTGATACTAAATTAGGCGATCATGCCGTGCGACAAATTCAGGTTCCGCTTCATATTGATAATAAGAAAATAGGATATGTAATTGTTGCAATGTCATTGGCAGATTCTAAAATGGTGTTGAATAATTTGTTTGATATAATGTCTTTATCATTTCTTGGAATTTTAATTCTGTTGTTTTTTCTGGCAAGATTTTTTGCCGGCCGAAGCATAAAACCAATTAATGCGATTATTAATACTTCAAAAACAATCACCAAGGATAATCTGAAAACTCGTATTCCATTGCCCAGAACACGAGATGAATTATACACAGTTTCTAAAACCATAAACAATTTATTAAACCGAATTGAAGATGCAATGGAACGTGAAAAACAATTTACATCTGATGCTTCTCACGAATTAAGAACACCTTTGACAGTAATAAAAGGAACACTTGAAGTTTTGATTCGTAAACCTCGTGATAATAAGGAATATGAAGAAAAAATAAATTATTGTATTAAAGAAGTTGATCACTTAAATATGTTAGTTGATCAACTCTTATTAATGGCTCGTTTTGAGAATCAAAAGAAAGGCATAAGTCCGGAAACGGTTTATTTAAACGCCATGATTTTGGATGTTTTAACGCTAAATTCTGAGAAGATAAACAATCTGAATATCGATATTAAATTTGATGCTTTAGAAGATTATTACATCAAATCAGATAATTTCTTAGTAGTGACAATTCTTAGAAATATTATTTCGAATGCAATAAAATACACTAAAAAAGACGGAGCAGTTTCGATTTTACTTTCGAAGCAAAATGAAAAAATAATCTGCAAAATTTCTGATAACGGAATCGGAATTGCCAAAGAAGATCTGGAAGCAATTTTTAATCCTTTCTTTAGATCAAATTCAACAGATCATCCTGAAATTAAAGGAACTGGATTGGGATTGTCGATTGTAAAAAGAATTACAGAATTGCTGCATATTAAGTTTAAAATCGAAAGCGAAATAGGAGTAGGAACAACTGTTTTTTTGAGTTTTAATGAAAATCAGAAATCGTTATCGTAG
- the hisG gene encoding ATP phosphoribosyltransferase, giving the protein MSTLKIAIQKSGRLNEDSIQILKDCGISINNGNDQLKAEASNFPLEVLYLRNSDIPQYLIDGVVDLAIVGDNLLVEKGKHIEVIQKLGFSKCKVSVAVPKAFNYNSIQDLAGLRIATSYPNTVNEYFDSFGLKVDIHQISGSVEIAPNIGLADAIVDIVSSGSTLFKNNLREVEVILKSEAVLAVSPKVSPEIQKHIDTLKFRIQSVLRARNSKYILMNVPNNKIDEIGKILPVLRSLTVLPLAQEGWSSVHSVIDKDTFWDVIDKLKEAGAEGILVCPIEKMVL; this is encoded by the coding sequence ATGAGTACATTAAAAATTGCAATTCAAAAATCTGGTCGTTTAAACGAAGACAGCATTCAAATCTTAAAAGATTGCGGTATTTCGATCAACAACGGAAACGACCAATTAAAAGCTGAAGCTTCAAATTTTCCATTAGAAGTTTTATACCTGAGAAATTCAGATATTCCTCAATATTTAATTGACGGAGTTGTAGATCTTGCTATTGTGGGAGATAATTTATTGGTAGAAAAAGGAAAACATATTGAAGTAATTCAAAAATTAGGATTTTCTAAATGCAAAGTTTCTGTTGCAGTTCCTAAAGCCTTCAATTACAACTCAATTCAGGATTTGGCAGGTTTGCGTATTGCAACTTCTTACCCAAATACAGTTAATGAATATTTCGATTCTTTTGGATTAAAAGTTGATATTCACCAAATTTCAGGTTCTGTAGAAATTGCGCCAAATATTGGTCTTGCAGATGCCATTGTAGATATTGTTTCTAGCGGAAGTACTTTATTCAAAAACAACTTAAGAGAAGTAGAAGTTATCCTGAAAAGTGAAGCAGTTTTGGCGGTTTCTCCAAAAGTTTCACCGGAAATTCAGAAGCACATCGATACTTTAAAATTCAGAATACAATCCGTTTTAAGAGCAAGAAACTCAAAGTATATTTTGATGAACGTACCAAATAATAAAATTGATGAAATTGGTAAAATATTGCCGGTTTTAAGAAGTTTAACCGTTTTGCCATTAGCACAAGAAGGTTGGAGTAGTGTTCATTCAGTAATTGACAAAGATACTTTCTGGGACGTAATCGATAAATTAAAAGAGGCTGGAGCCGAAGGAATTTTAGTTTGCCCAATTGAGAAAATGGTACTTTAA
- the hisD gene encoding histidinol dehydrogenase — MNKIDNPKPETWSEILKRPTKTIDDIEVTVKEIFKEVQKKGDEAVAKYTSIFDGITLENYEVTTEEIQEAISLISDELKEAIQLAKANILKFHTAQKTERISIETTEGVNCWQEKRPIQKIGLYIPGGTAPLFSTVLMLAVPAEIAGCKEIVLCSPPDKTGKINPAILYAANLCGVTKILKVGGIQAIAGMTFGTKSIPKVYKIFGPGNQFVTVAKQLATQFGVAIDMPAGPSELLVVADDTAVPAFVASDLLSQAEHGTDSQVILVSTSKRLIDAVENEIQTQIEALPRKEIAKKAIENSKLIYVENDQIALELINEYGPEHFIICSEFDDFYCNGIVNAGSVFIGNYTPESAGDYASGTNHTLPTNGYAKNYSGVNLDSFMKSMTFQKISKEGIQNIGKAIEIMAEAEGLQAHKNAVTLRLKSLEERE; from the coding sequence ATGAATAAAATAGACAATCCAAAACCAGAAACCTGGTCAGAAATATTAAAAAGACCAACCAAAACTATCGATGATATCGAAGTTACGGTAAAAGAAATTTTTAAAGAAGTTCAGAAAAAAGGAGATGAAGCTGTTGCAAAATACACTTCGATTTTCGACGGAATCACTTTAGAAAATTACGAAGTTACAACTGAAGAAATTCAGGAAGCAATTAGTTTGATTTCTGATGAATTGAAAGAAGCAATTCAATTAGCAAAAGCAAATATTCTAAAATTTCACACCGCACAAAAAACAGAGAGAATTTCGATCGAAACTACCGAAGGAGTTAATTGTTGGCAGGAAAAAAGACCAATTCAAAAAATTGGACTTTATATTCCGGGAGGAACCGCGCCTTTGTTTTCAACAGTTTTAATGTTGGCCGTTCCTGCTGAAATTGCAGGTTGCAAAGAAATCGTATTATGTTCGCCACCAGATAAAACGGGAAAAATAAATCCTGCAATTTTATATGCAGCCAATTTATGTGGCGTAACTAAAATCTTAAAAGTTGGTGGAATCCAGGCAATTGCAGGAATGACATTTGGGACAAAATCAATCCCGAAAGTTTATAAAATCTTCGGACCTGGAAATCAATTTGTAACGGTTGCAAAACAATTAGCAACACAATTTGGAGTTGCGATCGATATGCCGGCAGGACCATCTGAATTATTGGTTGTTGCTGATGATACTGCGGTTCCGGCTTTTGTAGCTTCAGATTTATTGTCTCAGGCAGAACACGGAACAGATAGTCAGGTAATTTTAGTTTCGACTTCAAAAAGATTAATTGATGCTGTCGAAAACGAGATTCAGACTCAAATTGAAGCGCTTCCGCGAAAGGAAATAGCTAAAAAAGCAATCGAAAACTCAAAATTAATCTACGTTGAAAACGATCAAATTGCTTTGGAATTAATCAACGAATATGGACCGGAACACTTTATTATCTGTTCAGAATTTGATGATTTTTATTGCAACGGAATTGTAAACGCAGGTTCGGTTTTTATTGGGAATTATACTCCGGAAAGTGCTGGAGATTATGCTTCTGGAACGAATCATACTTTGCCAACAAACGGATACGCCAAGAATTACAGCGGCGTAAATCTTGATAGTTTCATGAAATCAATGACTTTTCAGAAAATATCCAAAGAAGGAATTCAAAACATTGGTAAAGCAATTGAAATCATGGCTGAAGCCGAAGGTTTGCAAGCGCATAAAAATGCTGTGACTTTGAGATTGAAGAGTTTGGAAGAAAGAGAATAG
- the hisC gene encoding histidinol-phosphate transaminase, protein MEFDINTITRENVKILKPYSSARDEFEDFDTAEMIFLDANENPFQNGVNRYPDPQQNSVKAILAKNNNVKSSQILLGNGSDEVLDLLFRAFCEPKTDNIISLPPTYGMYSVLANINAVENREVLLSIDFQPQVEKILDAVDENTKIIFLCSPNNPTGNSFSDESVVKLLQNFKGLVVIDEAYIDFSDKESWLTEMDEYPNLVITQTLSKAYGLAGIRLGICYASEAVISVLNKIKPPYNVNELTQQRAIARLNDSDKIKQEISSIIEQREELLKVLLEVNFVEKVYPTEANFVLVKVDNANKRYDELIAKGIVIRNRTTQPLCENCLRFTIGIPEENAVLIKELKLLK, encoded by the coding sequence ATGGAATTCGATATAAATACAATAACGCGTGAAAACGTAAAAATATTAAAACCTTATTCGTCTGCGCGAGATGAGTTTGAGGATTTTGATACTGCTGAAATGATATTTCTGGACGCTAATGAAAACCCGTTTCAGAATGGTGTGAATCGTTATCCGGATCCGCAACAGAATTCGGTTAAAGCGATTTTAGCGAAGAATAATAACGTGAAATCAAGTCAGATTTTATTAGGAAACGGAAGTGATGAAGTTTTGGATTTGCTTTTTAGAGCTTTCTGTGAGCCAAAAACGGACAATATTATTTCGTTGCCGCCAACTTACGGAATGTACAGTGTTCTGGCGAATATTAATGCGGTAGAAAATAGAGAAGTTTTACTTTCTATAGATTTTCAACCACAAGTAGAGAAAATTTTAGATGCTGTAGACGAAAATACAAAAATCATCTTTTTATGCTCACCAAATAACCCAACGGGAAATTCTTTTTCGGATGAAAGTGTGGTGAAATTGCTTCAGAATTTTAAAGGTTTGGTTGTAATTGATGAAGCTTATATTGACTTTTCGGATAAAGAAAGTTGGCTGACAGAAATGGATGAATATCCAAATTTAGTGATTACACAAACGCTTTCTAAAGCTTATGGTTTGGCTGGAATTCGTTTAGGAATTTGTTATGCTTCAGAAGCTGTAATTTCGGTTTTAAATAAAATAAAACCTCCTTATAATGTAAACGAATTAACGCAGCAAAGAGCGATTGCTCGTTTGAATGATTCGGATAAAATAAAACAAGAAATATCTTCTATTATTGAGCAAAGAGAAGAATTACTTAAAGTTTTACTAGAAGTTAATTTTGTAGAGAAAGTTTATCCGACTGAAGCTAATTTTGTCTTAGTGAAAGTAGATAATGCGAATAAAAGATACGACGAATTAATTGCAAAAGGAATTGTAATTCGTAACAGAACGACTCAGCCTTTATGCGAAAATTGCCTTCGTTTTACGATTGGAATTCCAGAAGAAAATGCAGTTTTGATTAAAGAATTGAAGTTGTTGAAGTAA
- the hisB gene encoding bifunctional histidinol-phosphatase/imidazoleglycerol-phosphate dehydratase HisB, producing MKKVLFIDRDGTIVLEPENYQLDALEKVEFYPKAFQYLAKIANELDYELAMVTNQDGLGTDSFPEDTFWPTQNFILKAFENEGVLFDDIFIDRSFPEDNAPTRKPRTGMLTKYINNPEYDLANSFVLGDRLTDVELAKNLGAKAIFINDNDGIGSNEISSKREELDETIILQTMSWKTIYEFLKLEARSASITRKTNETDIFINLNLDGTGKSKIETGIAFFDHMLDQISRHGQMDLEILVKGDLEVDEHHTIEDTAIALGEVFAKALGNKLGIERYGFCLPMDDCLAQVAIDFGGRNWLVWETEFKREMVGKMPTEMFFHFFKSFSDGAKANINIKAEGTNEHHKIEAIFKAFAKAIKVAVKRDTEKMILPSTKGML from the coding sequence ATGAAAAAAGTACTTTTTATCGATCGTGACGGAACGATTGTTTTAGAACCAGAAAATTATCAATTAGATGCTTTGGAAAAAGTAGAATTTTATCCAAAAGCTTTTCAATATTTGGCTAAAATTGCCAATGAATTAGATTACGAATTGGCGATGGTGACCAATCAGGACGGATTAGGAACGGATAGTTTTCCGGAAGATACGTTTTGGCCAACGCAAAATTTTATTTTAAAAGCTTTTGAAAATGAAGGAGTTTTGTTTGATGATATTTTTATCGACAGATCTTTTCCGGAAGATAATGCGCCAACACGCAAGCCAAGAACGGGAATGTTGACGAAATATATTAATAATCCGGAATATGATTTGGCAAATTCGTTTGTATTAGGAGATCGTTTAACCGATGTTGAATTAGCGAAAAATCTTGGCGCAAAAGCGATTTTCATCAATGATAATGACGGAATTGGAAGCAACGAAATTTCATCGAAACGCGAGGAATTAGATGAAACGATTATTCTTCAAACAATGAGTTGGAAAACTATTTATGAGTTTTTGAAACTTGAAGCGCGTTCCGCTTCGATTACGCGTAAAACTAATGAAACAGATATTTTCATTAATTTAAATCTTGACGGAACCGGAAAAAGTAAAATCGAAACCGGAATTGCTTTTTTTGATCATATGTTGGATCAAATTTCGCGTCACGGACAAATGGATTTGGAAATTCTGGTAAAAGGCGATCTTGAAGTTGATGAACATCACACAATTGAAGATACTGCAATTGCTCTTGGAGAAGTTTTTGCCAAAGCTTTAGGAAATAAATTAGGAATAGAACGTTATGGTTTCTGTTTGCCAATGGACGATTGTTTAGCGCAAGTTGCAATTGATTTTGGCGGAAGAAACTGGCTAGTTTGGGAAACCGAATTTAAACGCGAAATGGTGGGTAAAATGCCAACAGAAATGTTTTTTCATTTTTTTAAATCATTCTCAGACGGCGCAAAAGCGAACATCAACATAAAAGCCGAAGGAACGAACGAACATCACAAAATTGAGGCGATTTTTAAAGCTTTCGCGAAAGCAATAAAAGTAGCGGTGAAAAGAGATACAGAGAAAATGATTTTGCCTTCGACAAAGGGAATGCTTTAA